The segment TTATTTTGATGCATAGGCCAAAAAACCAACGGCGACTCAGATAATTTCTTTTTCCACACATCATACTTTTGTTCATTACGAAATCTGTCAGGTAATGGGGGTATGCATTGATTCATCAAGCTAGAGATAACTTCAACGCCTGAATATTGCGCTGCAAGCTGCTGAAAGTAATCATTCACCAAAATGTCATTAAACCATGCTTCTGTGGCAGTAAAGCTGTCTGGCTGTTCTAAAGGCACGAGCAACCGCTTAACATCTTCTTCACGATATGAAAGGTCTTGCAGTTGTTGATGTAATTGTTCATAAGGATTTATTTTAGGGGGCGTTATTTTGCGCGTTGTTGAAGAAAAAGTCAGTGTCGGTGCAGGCTCTGGTAACTTCACTTCTGCATGAGAAGAAGATGACCCGGAATTATTCTCCCAAAAGAAATCAAGCACTGAAAGAATGGAACCAATCATGGACAATTTCCCACAAATTTTATAGAAAACACCTCGAAGTTAGAAAATGTACTGAAATAATATAGAATTGTCAACTACCTGTTGATTGCTAAAATGAATGCTCACTTATAGTACTGCCTCTTAGTCACACCTTGATTTGCTGAAGAATCAGTACTGATTCTTCAGTGAGACGCCCTGTGCTGAAGGACCTAGCTTATTAAAGCACATTGGAATTAGAACATTTATTCTTTCCAATAGCTCTCTATCGTCACATTCCCTCCCTTCCCAGGTATTCTTAACGGCATGCCTCTTTGTTCAAACAGGGCACGCATATCTTTCACCATATGCGGATTACCACAAAGCATGACTTGTGCTGTTTCTGCAGAAATTTCTTCACCCAATTCTGCCTCAATTATTTTCTGCTCTATCAATTCTGTCATCCGTTGCGAGTATACATGCTCATGTTTCTCTCGTGTAATGATAGGAATAAAACGGAATTGACTTGGATATTGCGTTAAAAAGGATTCAATTAAACCATGATGAGATGATAAATTGACGGTCGGCACACTGTGAACCAATCGAATTTTGTCAAAAGTCTGCCAAGCTGCTTCGGTTTTTAAAATGGATAAAAATACCCCTAAACCTGTGCCTGTGGCAAAACACCATAAACTAGGCGCTGGCGCGAGGGTGGCAAGCGTAAATCTCCCAGATGCTTTTTTGGATACCCAAATTTTATCACCTGTTTTTAAATTGACCAGCTGAGGTGTTAAACCACCTTTATCTACAAAATTAAAATAAAATTCTAATACAGACTCAAAAGGCGCATTCGCAAAGGAATAAGGCCTAAATAATGGCTTTTGCTCATCACCTAAACCAATCTGTGTGAATTGACCAGCCTCAAAGCCATCAATCGGCGCCTTGATGAAAATAGAATAAAGATCATCACTCCATTGATGTAATTTGACAACTTCTCCACTGACCCATCGACTCATATTACACCCACTGCATTCATTTATATTTTTTCAGGAAATTTAACGTGCGTTGCGACAGAGGTTAACTCTATCGGAACAAATTGAATCAACCCTTTACGAAAATATTGATTCGATAATTCAAGCTGATCAATTTTTTCTAACAAGATACCTAATTCTGCATAGGCTTCTGGCAAAGCGCATAATTTAAGGCATGCCTCTAAATACCGCTGTGCTTTACCCCAGAGCTGCGCTTGCATACACAGGCGTCCTAAAGTGAGCAATAAATTTGGACTGTCTTGATTTGCTCTTAACCAAACTTCCGCTTGATCCAAAGGTTTCTGTGGATCTTGGAATTTAATAAGCCCATACAAATAAATACAAGGCTCACTCCAATTTCTTTTGAGGCATTGTCTTAAAACAGCTTCTGCTTCCAGTGATTTTTCCTCTTGGCATAGCTGCAAGGCATAAGGATAAACAATATCTGGATCCGTTTGTAATCTTTTGGGAATCTTATGCCAAAAGACCTCTAATGTTTTTTCACTTTGTTTTTGATAACTGTTGATAATCTGTACATACAATTGCTTCTCGAGCGTTTTTTCCTCTTCAGAACTAATCACTTTATGTTTGCGAAGATTAGGCAGCAATTCAAGCAACTGCTCCCAGTCTTTTAATTGCTGATAAATGTTCTTGAGCAACTTTAAAATATGGGGATGAAAAGGCGCAAGGTTCAATAAATGCTTTGCGGTTGCAAGCGATTGTTCAAATTGACCTTGTTGGTATTGCAACCTTGCTTGTGTTAAGCCAATGGCAATATCTGCCCCTTTGGTCTTATCATGAGCAAGCTTTAAGTAGCGATCGCGCCGTTTGGCTTCACCCAATTCTTGTGCCGCTTTTGCAGCGGAAAGATAGTTCAGTAATGGGACTTCACTGTATTCAGCCGCTTGCAGAAAATGCTTTTCTGCGCGAATCCAATCACCTTCTGCAAGCTCAATAAAGCCTTGATGGGTTAAGCGACGTGCTTTTTGTTTTTTTCGATTAAGTGTAAAATCACCAACCCAGAAACTAGAATGCACTAAATTATCATAGATTTTTAGCATATAATGGAAAAGTACAAAGACAAAAAAAGCAGCAACAATAGCCAGCCACAGTGGCATATCAACACGCCACCCTGCTACCCGAATAATTATAATGCCAGGATCAGATTTTACATTCGTGCCAATCCAAACTGCAAATGCTAAAACGACGGCAAGCCAAATCAACTTTTTCATGAGTTTGTCTCTTGCTCCTGTACAACGCCAGGTGCTTTAGAGGTTTCCAATGCTTTTTTCAAAGCAGATAAGGATTGAGAAACATCCGGCATCTTTGTAGTCAATACCACACCATTTAGTTTTTCCAATGCTTTCAAAGCAGTTTCCCGTGAAGGTGTTGCATCAAAATATTGCTCAATCGATAAATTGAGATGATTGAGAGATTCGTGATAAACAATCGTGTCTGATTTTAGCAATGCCCACTTGGCTTGTTCTAGCGTTAAGCCTAAAGTCTTTACCAATTGCTTTTGCTCTAGTTTTGTAAGAACGGGCTGCATGACATCTTGATCATAGCGGCTGACGCGAATTAAACTTTTAAATTCATTCCATGTTTGCATTAAGACTCGCTGCCAAGTCGCTTTCTCTTCCGCCATATCCTCTGCTTTCACCCAAGAACCTTCTTTGTTCTCATCAACCAATGCTTTAAAGCGCAAAGTATACAAAGTAGACTCAAGCACATTCAATTGTGTCCAGATATCATGTTTATCAACCACAGGTGTGCTTTCTAAAGCAGCAATATCTTTTGCCAATGCTTCTCTCACCCACGCCAGTTGAGGATAACCTAAGGCTTTAATCTTTCTATCTGCGATTTGAAGCTGCGCTTTGGCTGTATGGCTATCTTGATTAAGCTGTAATTGTATATCAGCATTTTGTATTAAATAGTAGGCTTCATTTAAAACCCACTCACTTTTACCGGATTGCATAATAAGCTGATCTTGAGCCGCTTCTATTTCTGATTTCAAAGTCTTAAGCTGCGCCTGACTCAGCTCATTTTCTGCTCTAACAGCAGTAACAGACTGCAGAGAAGATTCTGCACGTGCTGCTAATGATTTAACAGATTGTTGATCTGCTGCAAGCGAAACATTCAATTGATGAATCTGAGAATGTAATTGATAGACAATATAGCTAACAGCACCAACCGCTACACAAGAAAGAATACTGAAACCAAAAAGCGCTTGAGTCACCCAAGATTTTTGGACTGTGGGTGCCACAGGAGGTGGCATCTTTGGCGCATTTTTTTTGCCTGTATTTTCATCTGCCTTTTCATCTGAAGCATTAGCAAAAGAATCATCGATACTATCACCTGTAATGGTATTGTCCGCCCAAAAGTCTGTCTGATCTTTTGGGGGAGATTGCACCAATGCTTCTGCTTTACTGGGAGGTGCCTCATGAACAGCTTTTGTCACTTGTGCAGTACGCACTGATTCTGTAGAGGAAGCGTTTTTTATAAATTTGGCTGGATTAATGCCGGGATCAATAGGGTTACCAACGACTTCACCCGCGTCTTTAGGCAAAATACTCGCGGTATCCTGAGCTGCGCTGGCGCCGACTTTATCTGTTTTTTTTCCATGGTGCGTTACAATCACCGGCTTACTGGATGCATGCTTACCATCCGTATTATCTTTGCTTTTATCTTTATCCATATGGCTTTATGCTCGCAGATAATCATCTAATAAAGATGTTTGTTAATCAACCAATACCAGTTATTTAACTATTTGTTGCCGATACGAACTATCAGAATAACATGGATTGCCTTAACATGAGTCCCTTGCAGCTAAAAATGCACCTGCTGTAGATATATCCCTTCCCTTGAAAGCACAGCTTATACAGACAAGGGTTCTGCTTCAATCAATGCATGAATTTTATCAATAGCTAAGGATTGCACATTCCACACTTTACCAAAGCTTAAAGATTTCGCGTACTGCAAAATCCTTTCGCTCACAACAATAAATAACTGAGCTTTAAGCCACGACAATGCTGCTTCTGGAAACAATTGGATAATATTTATCAGTGCTTCTTGACTGGTTATGACAAAAATGGGTTTTGAACAACGCCGTATTGCCTCTATGGTTTCAGAGGCATCATCCAGGGGACAGACTCTCTGATACAGTGCAATTCTATGCACCTGTGCATGGCGTTGTTGTAAATTTTCATCCAGATAACGCCTGCCACCCTGTCCTGATAAAATAACGATCCTTTTATTCTTCATCTTCTCTGGTT is part of the Candidatus Berkiella cookevillensis genome and harbors:
- a CDS encoding Ulp1 family isopeptidase → MIGSILSVLDFFWENNSGSSSSHAEVKLPEPAPTLTFSSTTRKITPPKINPYEQLHQQLQDLSYREEDVKRLLVPLEQPDSFTATEAWFNDILVNDYFQQLAAQYSGVEVISSLMNQCIPPLPDRFRNEQKYDVWKKKLSESPLVFWPMHQNNHWHLIIIDNTSDPSVYILDGFNSRDEGLLTGSGFELASAIRPLQRGRAEHISGEFISVAKQENAYDCGPVICFYAKVIAAYYVRHQQLPNLSELEKVDYTGFRKNIAEALVALGTSLKSVNRPSRL
- a CDS encoding ferredoxin--NADP reductase, giving the protein MSRWVSGEVVKLHQWSDDLYSIFIKAPIDGFEAGQFTQIGLGDEQKPLFRPYSFANAPFESVLEFYFNFVDKGGLTPQLVNLKTGDKIWVSKKASGRFTLATLAPAPSLWCFATGTGLGVFLSILKTEAAWQTFDKIRLVHSVPTVNLSSHHGLIESFLTQYPSQFRFIPIITREKHEHVYSQRMTELIEQKIIEAELGEEISAETAQVMLCGNPHMVKDMRALFEQRGMPLRIPGKGGNVTIESYWKE
- a CDS encoding heme biosynthesis HemY N-terminal domain-containing protein; translation: MKKLIWLAVVLAFAVWIGTNVKSDPGIIIIRVAGWRVDMPLWLAIVAAFFVFVLFHYMLKIYDNLVHSSFWVGDFTLNRKKQKARRLTHQGFIELAEGDWIRAEKHFLQAAEYSEVPLLNYLSAAKAAQELGEAKRRDRYLKLAHDKTKGADIAIGLTQARLQYQQGQFEQSLATAKHLLNLAPFHPHILKLLKNIYQQLKDWEQLLELLPNLRKHKVISSEEEKTLEKQLYVQIINSYQKQSEKTLEVFWHKIPKRLQTDPDIVYPYALQLCQEEKSLEAEAVLRQCLKRNWSEPCIYLYGLIKFQDPQKPLDQAEVWLRANQDSPNLLLTLGRLCMQAQLWGKAQRYLEACLKLCALPEAYAELGILLEKIDQLELSNQYFRKGLIQFVPIELTSVATHVKFPEKI
- a CDS encoding uroporphyrinogen-III C-methyltransferase, producing MDKDKSKDNTDGKHASSKPVIVTHHGKKTDKVGASAAQDTASILPKDAGEVVGNPIDPGINPAKFIKNASSTESVRTAQVTKAVHEAPPSKAEALVQSPPKDQTDFWADNTITGDSIDDSFANASDEKADENTGKKNAPKMPPPVAPTVQKSWVTQALFGFSILSCVAVGAVSYIVYQLHSQIHQLNVSLAADQQSVKSLAARAESSLQSVTAVRAENELSQAQLKTLKSEIEAAQDQLIMQSGKSEWVLNEAYYLIQNADIQLQLNQDSHTAKAQLQIADRKIKALGYPQLAWVREALAKDIAALESTPVVDKHDIWTQLNVLESTLYTLRFKALVDENKEGSWVKAEDMAEEKATWQRVLMQTWNEFKSLIRVSRYDQDVMQPVLTKLEQKQLVKTLGLTLEQAKWALLKSDTIVYHESLNHLNLSIEQYFDATPSRETALKALEKLNGVVLTTKMPDVSQSLSALKKALETSKAPGVVQEQETNS
- a CDS encoding uroporphyrinogen-III synthase → MHYQKAESALYTLIITRPKKQSEAWIDYLIQHHVDYLCFPTLEIKSLHTTWNAHQHEILAKADILIITSANCIHSASPALLQQLQQAAFKIVTLGQGTSNALKQHGIQPFLTAPDGTTSESLLALAFFQPEKMKNKRIVILSGQGGRRYLDENLQQRHAQVHRIALYQRVCPLDDASETIEAIRRCSKPIFVITSQEALINIIQLFPEAALSWLKAQLFIVVSERILQYAKSLSFGKVWNVQSLAIDKIHALIEAEPLSV